The nucleotide sequence ACTTATCCAGCCGAAACTGTCATGGCAGCCTACGTGGCGGGACAAAGGGCTTTTGGAGAAAACAAAGTGCAGGAAATGACCAGCAAATATGAAGAACTTCCCAAAGATATTGAATGGCACCAGATCGGGCACTTACAAAGAAACAAAGTTAAATACATTGCTCCTTTTGTAAGCTTGATCCATTCGGTGGATTCTTTGAAGCTCCTTAAAGAAATAAACAAAGAAGCTAAAAAAAACGACCGCGTCATCGATTGCCTTTTTCAAATGCATATTGCCAAAGAAGAGTCAAAGTTCGGTTTATCGGAAGAGGAAGTACTTGAAATCCTAAATTCACAAGAATTTCAGGAAATGAAACATATCCGCATAACTGGCCTAATGGGCATGGCAACCAATACTGATAACGAACAAGTTATTCGTGGTGAATTCAGTATGCTGAAAAAGCTTTTTGATACATTAAAAACTGATTATAAGAATTTGCTACCTGCCTTTCAGGAACTATCTATGGGAATGAGCAGTGACTATAAAATAGCTGCAGAAGAAGGTAGCACCATGGTGAGAATAGGTAGTGCTATATTTGGGAAAAGAGTATATCAAAACTAAACAAACGGACTTTAAACTATGCAGAAAATCTTTTTAATAGCAGCCAGTATCTCTGGTGCCCTTGCGGTAATGATAGGTGCTTTTGGCGCACATGCTTTACGTGCCACTCTAGAAGCGGCAGGAAGAACAGAGACTTTTGAAACAGCAGTAAAATACCAGTTTTACCACTCACTGGCATTACTTGCTGCGGGAATCATTTGCAGTTTCTACCAAAGTCGCCTTTTAGATTATGCAGGTTACTGCTTTATTGGCGGTATCTTGATATTTTGCGGATCGCTTTACATACTTATTCTTTCCGGTGTTACTAAATGGGGCGCAGTGACACCTATTGGAGGTTTGCTGTTTATAGCGGGTTGGATCCTGATGTGCATCTCCTTTTTCAAAATGCAAGGGTAAGAAAAAAATGCCTTCCGATGGTTTATCCACGAAAGGCATTTTTTTCAGATGGCTTAGCAGGTTATGTTATGTACAGGCATAACACCTAAGCCGTAAGAATAAGTTTCTGAAAGTTCTTATTTATTTTAACGGTCACTAAACTTTCCTCTACATCAAACTCCACACCTTCTCCATCACACTCAATTGCCGATGGTTCAAAAGGAAGGCCGTGAAAAACAACTTCATAATGCTGATATCTAGGTTCAAATGTCCCATTGGTCCCTTGTAGCACAGAAAATGATCCCTCAGCGCCACTGGTTTTAAAAGATTTGATTACACATTCCCCCTTCTCGTATCCATAACCATCACCATCATCCTCATACAAAGTACTTTTATGGCTCTTGTTGGTATAGTAAACATGCAGTGTCAGTGCTTCAAGTTCGAATTCACCAACATATTGCATAACAGGGTAGTGAGGAATGACAGCGCCAGCTTTAATATAAATAGGCACTTTATCGATTGGAGCTTCAGCCCAAACTTCCGTACCTCCGTTGACCAACTCATCAGTCCAATAGTAAAACCACTTCCCTGCTGGCAGGTACAACCATCTTCCATCGGCTTTTTCTTGGTATACAGGACAGGCAAGCAGATTGTCGCCTAAAGCAAATTCATCCTGACGGAAGTGGGTTTCTGTATCCTGCTGATCGGTAAACACAATAGGCCGCAACATAGGCGTACCATATTTGTGGTATTGCCAAAAAGTCGTATAAACATAAGGCAACAACTGATACCTTAGACCAATAAATTTCTTTGCTAATTTTTCATACTCCGGCCCATAAGACCACGGTTCCTGGTCGCCATGGTCACCCGATGAGTGCGTACGGAAAAACGGGTGGAATACCCCTAATTGTAGCCACCGTATGTACATTTCCCCAGAAGGAGTCTCTATGAAACCACCTATATCAGAGCCACAAAACGAAATACCAGAAACACTCAACCGTTGACACTGAACATTGGCAAGCCACAAATGCTCCCACGTAGCAACATTGTCCCCTGTCCATACAGAAGAATAACGTTGAACACCAGCATATCCCGACCTGGTAATAACAAAAGGACGGTCAGGGTTCATATACTTTTTCACCCCTTCATAAGTAGCTCTGGCCATTTGCATGCCATAAACATTGTGTGCTTTCCTATGGCTACAAGGATTCCCGTCATAATCATGCCTAACATCGTATGGGAAAGTTTCAATCTCAAAAACCGCCGGTTCGTTCATATCATTCCATACCCCCTTTACACCGGTTTCCATTAAACCTTTAAACAAATCAGCCCACCACTGTCGCACTTCAGGGTTGGTAAAATCAGGAAAATTGCATTCGCCCGGCCATACAGAACCTTTCATCAGTGGGCCATCCATACGTTTGCAAAAGTAATCTTTCTCCAATCCTTCCTTATAAACCCAGTAATCCTTATCTACCTTAATTCCAGGATCTATAATCACCACTGTTTTAAATCCACTTTTTGAAAGATCGGAAACCATACCTTTCGGATCAGGGAAGTACTCCTTGCTCCAGGTAAAGCACCTGAACCCTTCCATATAGTCTATGTCAAGGTAAATAGCATCGCAGGGAATCTCTTTTTCCCGAAACTGACGGCATATATCCCTTACCTGTTTTTCTGGGTAATAGCTCCACTTACACTGATGGTAGCCCAACGACCACAAAGGCGGCATTTCAGGGGTGCCAGTCATCAATGTATAAGTCTCTACCACTTCCAACAAACTGGGGCCATATATAAAATAGTAGTTCATTTCCCCGCCTTGGGCCCAATAGCTATATACATTTTTCCGCTCGTGCCCAAAATCAAAAAAGCTCCTAAAAGAATTATCAAAGAAAACCCCAGAACCTACCTTGTGATGGAGGCTGAGAAAAAACGGGATGTTTTTATAAAGCGGATCGGAGTGCTTCATATATCCGTAGGTATCTTTGCCCCAGAGTTCAAACCTGCTTCCCCGAAGGTCAAAATCAGAAGCTTTATCGCCTAAACCAAAGAAGTGCTCTCCACTCTGAACCTTCTTACTGGTCATCACAATATTTCCGCCGTATTTTTTATGCTCCTCCCAATGATAACCTTTTTCGTCCTCTTGAAGCACCCTGCCCTCTTTGTCGAGAATTTTGGTGGTAAGCCCCTTTTTAGTTATAATACACTCTAGAAAACTAGTGATGATAATAAAGTGATCCTCTTCTTCAACAAAGTCAAGAGACTTGACCTTGCCTTTATAGGTATAGGCACCAGAGTATGAAAAGTCATTTGGGAATCCATCTTCGGTAGCAAACCGAAATCTTAAAACTTTGTCAGAAACAACTGATACTTTCAGAACTGCTTTAGTACAATAGAAATAAAAATCATTGTCTTCCCTATCCCACTTTTGTACATAATCAGGAAATTGTTGAACTGTTACCTGATTATGGTTAATATTCATGTAATTCTCCATATACTCACAAAAAAACTATAAAAATTGCTTTTATCTTAATATAAAGCCTAAAATATTAATTTTTACCTCAAAGCTAAACCTCCTCTATCTTTTTTACACCAAACCCGGCAAAATGTTCATTTCATCCGTATAATATAAACAAACGTTAAAAAAAGGGGTTTGGGCGAATAGATGCCAATAATTGTACTTTTTCTAGAACATATTCCCTAAATTATCCTAAATTTATAAATAAAAATATTTCTTTAAACCATTCGCAGGGTTTACAGTTAAGGTAAGTACGAAATCAAGGCACCCTGCAGAGTGAATTGCTTTTAATAATTTTTTCCATTGCTCAAAAATTTCAGTTTATGAAAAGACCACGGATTTTAATGCTTGGCTGGGAATTTCCTCCTATAATAAATGGAGGTCTTGGAGTTGCCTGCCTAGGACTTTGCAAAGCCTTATCAAGGTATGCAGACTTAACCATGATCATTCCAAAATCCGACCCTTCCTTTATGGTTGAGAATGTGGAGCTGATAGGTCTCAACAATGTTGACATAGAAAACTTAAAGAAGGTTGAAACCGGCAGACATTATAAAGAATTCGCCCGTGAAGTAGAAACTATTGAGGCTGAAATACTTCCTTATGGAAGATCTATAAAACAAGGGGAAATAGAAAAAGAAACGTCTACTGACAAATATCAGGAATCCTACCATGAACGCTTTGACACTGAGTTTAATGTTTTTCAGTTTGGCGAACTTTATGGTGAAGATGTAGCTTGGAAAGTTTCTGAATATGCCAAATATGCTTTAAGACTATCTGCCGACAAAGACTTTGATATCATTCATTGCCATGACTGGATGACTTTTATAGCAGGCATGGAAATTAAACAAAGGACGGGAAAACCACTTGTGCTTCACATCCACTCATTAGAGTATGACCGCAGTGGCCCAGAAGCTCAAAATTGGATTTTTGACCTCGAAAAACAAGCCATGCAGTTTGCAGACAGTGTCATACCTGTAAGCTATTATACAGGCTCTATTGCTAAAAACCATTACGGCATAGACCCTAAAAAAATCCATCCGGTACACAATGGCGCAGACCCAGTACATGTGTACCATGACATCAAGGATTTTCCTGAAAAACTCATCCTTTTCCTAGGGAGGGTAACAGGACAAAAAGGCCCCCAATATTTTCTGGACATAGCATCTAAAGTAACAAGCCATGTGCCTAACGTCAGGTTTGTAATGGCAGGTACAGGCGACCGCTTACGAGGGCTCATTGAAACCGGTGCGTATAAACAAATAGGCAACAAGCTCCACTTCACTGGCTTTTTGGACAAAGAAAAAGTACACAAGCTACTGGCTATAGCTGATGTCTACTGCATGCCTTCTGTTTCAGAACCTTTTGGCCTATCGGCTCTAGAGGCTGCACAGTTTGGTGTTCCTTGTGTTATTTCTAAACAATCTGGGGTTTCTGAAGTTCTTAACGGAGCACTCAAAGCAGACTATTGGGACATCGACAGAATGTCTGCCCATATAATCTCTTTATTGCAAAACGATGCCCTTAGAAAAACTGTCATACAAGATGCATTTGAAGATTTGAACGAATGCAGTTGGGAAAATGCTGCCGAAAAAGTAAGTAATATTTATAACAACTTTATATAAACCTTAACTAACATATGTCATCTATTTGCTTATACTTCCAGGTACATCAACCTTACAGGCTAAAGCAGTATTCCTTCTTTAGCATTGGTAATGATCATCAGTATGAAGACGAAAACCTTAACAGGGAAATACTGAACAAGGTTGCTGACAAATGTTATATTCCTGCCAACAAAAAAATGTTGGAACTGATCAAAAGGCACGGTAAAAAATTCAAACTATCATTTTCCATCAGTGGGGTAGCTATAGAGCAGTTTGAAAAATACCGTCCAGATGTACTTGATTCTTTTAAAGAATTGGCAAATACTGGCTGTGTTGAGTTTTTGGCCGAAACTTATTACCACTCATTGTGCTATATGTACTCAAAAGATGAGTTTGTAAGGCAAGTAGATAAACATGGGGCAAAAATACAGCAGCATTTTAACCAGAAACCAAAAGTATTTAGAAATACCGAACTGATATACAACAATGAAATGGCCGACTTTGTACAGCGCATGGGCTACAAGGCCATTTTAGCAGAAGGCGTAGATCGGCTGCTGCATGGGAGAACTCCTAATATCCTTTACTCTCCACCAAACAACAAAAAGATCAAGTGCCTGTTGAAAAACCACAAACTGTCTGATGATGTAGCTTTCAGGTTTTCTGACACCAATTGGTCAGAGTATCCTTTAACAGCTCAAAAATACGCCGACTGGCTAAAAATAAATAGCTACCAAGCTGATACCATTAACTTGTTCATGGATTATGAAACCTTTGGCGAACACCAATGGGAAGGAACTGGCATATTCCGTTTTCTGGACCACTTACCAGAAGAAGTACTAAAAATGGAAGGCTTCAGCTTCAACACCCCTTCTGAAGTCGTTGACCTATACGATGCCAAAGGGTTGTATGACGCACACCACTATACATCATGGGCAGACACAGAAAGAGACCTTTCTGCATGGTTGAGCAACCCTATGCAGTCAGAAACCCTATCGAAGCTATATGCCCTTGAAGAAGATGTAAAAAGACTAAAAAACCCTCATATTTTGGAAAAATGGTCTAAACTCCAGATCTCGGATCATTTTTATTATATGTGCACAAAAAATTGGGGTGACGGAATGGTGCATAACTACTTTAGCCCATATAACTCACCTTATGATTCCTATATATACTTTATTAATGCACTTTCTGATTTTGAACTGGTGCTAAGAAAGGCCATTCAAAAGAAAAAGTCAGAACCCGTAAAGGTTTTTGTAAACAGAGGACCAGCAAGGCCAACAAGCGAGTTAAATGCAGAACTAGAAGAAGAAGTTTAGTAAATACAGGTGTCTTTTTGACTATAAGCAGGGACTAGGAAAAGTTCCTGCTTTTTTTTGTCCTAAATTATGCGAAGATTTCGTCATAAAGAGCAAAACAACAATAAATTAGTGTTTTAATACCGAAAAGCTTAGCGGCGCTATGGTTAATACATACATGTGAGCCGACTGATTTGAAGTTATTTTGTTATATAATAGAAAGCTTTACTGCATTTTCCAGGTTTATTCTACTCCCCCCAAAAAAACATTCTGCACCAGGTAAAGATATAAGAGGGCTGCTAAAAAAGCCACCAATAGGCAAGGTACGCTGCCTTCCAAAAAACTTTACTCTTATCAATAAAAGCCGCGACTGTCTACAATACAAGTTTTCTACCCTACTTCACACCATGCATCCACCTTTTTAATTGAGGTGCTAGGAAAATAAGGAAGATCCCTGTTACAATAGAAATCCATGCTATGTGGCCAAAAACTTCCGTATACACTGAAAGGCTTGCTTGTAGCGGAATTTCCACATCACCTTCTTCTTGTGGCAAAGAAGTGAGCTTAGCTATTTCAGCCCCGATTAAATGCGCAAAAGAGGAAGATAAAAACCATATACCCATTACAAAAGCTACAATTTTAGTCGCAGACAATTTGGTTACCAACGAGAGCCCAATTGGTGATATACATAATTCCCCTGTCGTATGAAGCAGGTATGCTAAAATAAGAAAAACTAAAGGCACAAGTGCATTTTCACCGGCAAACTGAGCCCCTAATACCAACGCTCCAAAACCTAGCCCTAACTGGATCAAACTTGTAGAGAACTTTAAAGGAGCAGACGGTTCTTTTCCGCGTTTGCCCAAAAAAGACCAGAGCGCTGCAAAAGCAGGTGCAAGCAAAATTATAAATAAAGGGTTTACACTTTGAAATATACTGGCAGGCAAAGGGAACCCTAGCACTTCCCTATCCACGTTTCTATCGGTAAACAACATAAGAGAACTTCCTGCCAACTCGAAGAAGGTCCAAAACATGGTGGTAAAAAAGAAAAGGATCAAAATAACGAACAACCTTTCCTTTGCCACTTTTTCTTCTTTTAAAGCCAAAACAAAAAGGTAGATAATCATAGATGCGCCTACCACCATAAGTATCCGGCTACTTATTTCATTCTGATTTACCAGTACAGCAAAAAGCGGAACAGACAAAAAAGAAAGTATATATATCAACTGCTCCCTTGAAAATACCTTTAATACTTTTTTATGGATTTCTCCCTCCAAGGGCGGAAGGCCCTGCATTCCAAAAGCTCCCGAGCGGTTGCCGTAAATAAAAATGACAAGCCCCAGAACCATCCCAATTCCAGCCAATCCAAAACCATAATGCCACCCGAAAATCTCTCCAACAGCACCACAAGTCAATGGCGCAAGAAAAGCCCCGGTATTGATACCCATATAGAACAAAGTAAATGCACTATCTTTTTTAGGATCACCTTCTGGATACAAACGCCCCACAAGGCTTGAAATATTAGGTTTAAAAAAGCCATTCCCTATAATCAAGAAACCTAAAGCCAGGAAAAATACATACTCATACTCAAAAGCCAGTGCAAAATGCCCAAATGCCATGAGAATAGCGCCTAATAAAATAGACTTCCTATAACCTAGAAACTTATCTGCTATTATCCCTCCCAAAACGGGTGTAGCATAGACCAAAGCACCATAAGCTCCGTAAATCCCATAAGCAGGGTCATCTCTATATGCTAAGTGATTAATCATATAAAGCACCAATAAGGATCGCATTCCATAGTAACTAAACCTTTCCCAGAGTTCTACTATAAAAAGAATGAACAGTGCCCGCGGGTGTATATTCCGTTGGGTATAAATCACAGAACCTATCCAAACAATTACGAATATCCAGGCTGCGATCATTATAACAATAGACAAACTCATAATAAAAATCTCCTAAAAATCACTTTTCGAAAAACTTCTTTTGCAACAGCTATGCTCTTATAAACAAGCTATGAAACATTGAAATGCTATAATAATAAAAACTAGGGTAAAAAATCTATGCTTTTACCTATCTATTTTAACAAAGATACCAAGAGAAGGTTAATCAACTATAACTATTTTACAAAGAGCAAAAACATTTATGTGGAATATAATAGTAGTCGTACTATTGAACGGTTTGGCTGTATGGCTGGGAGCTAAATACTTAAAAGGAATATCTGTAAAAAGCTATGGACATGCCATATGGACAGGTATTCTAATTTCAGTTCTAAATGGAACGTTGGGTTGGGTCCTGAACATATTGGCACTCCCATTGACATGGATAACCTTTGGCTTATTCAGCTTTGTCATTTCTGGTTTAATTATTCTACTGGTTGATAAACTGGTGCTAGGGTTTAAAGTCGCAAACTTTTTTTGGGCATTTATTTTTGCCATTATTATGGCGGTGGCAAACGGTCTTGTACAAACCTTGATCTATGGTCCTTTTTAGCAAGACTTTATAAAGCTACTATAACTTATAGTAGCTTTTCTGCTTGTTAGCAAAACTACTGTTTAATCAGCTTCCTTACCTTTCTTAAGCCTCCGGTCTCTAAATATACAAAATAAAGGCCACTAGCTAAACCTGCAATATTTACCCGTTCCTCTACTTTGGCCTTTATAGTTTGTGACTTTTTCAGTACACCTTCAGAAGTGTATATAGACAAATTATAAGCATGCTCTCCTGGCACATACACTTTAAAGAAGGCAGACGCAGGCATTGGCCATAGCCGCACCTCATCCTCCTCGCCTTCCTCAATACTGCTCACATAATCACAACTTTGCATCTTTCCATAGATATGATTTCTCATCTCCCCTAACATATGAGCGACAGAATCACCAGGGCATAAAGTATGGCTAGTGTTAAAAGCGCTCGTATCAGTACTGCCACACCCTTGCCGATGACCAGCCACCACCTGAAGCCACCTGTCAGGATTACTGATAGGGTGTTGCGAAGAACTAAAAGGGCTAAGGCTTTCCTTCCGAAGCTTCCATGATATCAAGCCATATAAAGATTCTGCCATTTCAAAAGAAGGCCTGACTGCGCTAAAAGTACCCATCAGGCAAACCCCCATAGTATTGCTGTTTTTTGCACAAAAGTGAGCGCCCAAAACATTGTCGGGGTCAAACAGACCTTGGTCATCCCTACCTTGAAATATCGATCCATCATTACCGATCAGGTAGTTATAAGCAATATCATTAAACCCTCTCCCTCCTTCTGATGGTGGCTTAGTATGAAAAAGGTAAATATTTCTAACTACATCTACAGCACTACTATAATTGTTTGCCCCCGCCGAATGGTGCACCACCACATGCTTTACCTGAGTTTCACTAGGTGGCGCAACTGGCCCTTCCAAGCCATCACGCCAGATTTCAGGAGTAACTATGTCTATTCCTTCACAAACTGTTGTGCTTCCTGATTTTAATATATTTTTATCCTTTCCCTTTGGAGTAGTGCCAAAAGCTGGCAAATGATTTACATGCAAAGTCAGTTCAATATCAGAAACAGGGTTAAGTATTTTAAATTTGTCAACAGGTTTGTCAAAAATAATAAGCTCCGAAAGTTGACCTTCTCCGTCTTGAGGATGCAAAAGTGGCATTACAGAAAAAGAGTCCCTTCCAATCACCACTTGAAACCCTAACACAAACCCATTTTCCGCGAATTCAACACTCATCGATGACACCTTTTGGGGAAATATAAAAGTTTGCAAGGAAGAATCCAGTTTTGCACTATAGCTACTATACAGGTCACTACCTCCGTCAATCCTATTTAAATTTTGCGCAGTTAATCCATATTCCAAATGCAGGAAAAGAATTAATAAAACAAATAAACTTTTCATAATTCCCTTGAATATACGGATTTTGAATCATGCGCATAGAAATTATAGCAAAAATTTTAAGATGCAACCACCATCTTCTTAACAATCACCTGACTCTCCTGTTATTTAAAATAAAAAGCTTATAGAACATGAAAAAACTCACACTTAAAGCGATAACTTTAGCAGCAATGACAACTTTTGCAAGTTTCAATGTAGAGGCTGCAAGTACAAAAGATGGAACCCCTGCTACCACAGAAGTGGTCTCTAAAGAAGATCAGCTAATGGAAAGATTGCAGGAGATTGATGAAATGGACAAGAGTGAGCTCAACAGAAAAGAAAAGAAAGAGCTGCGAAAAGAAGTCAGAGGTATTAAAAAAGAACTTAAAGCTGAACAAAGAGGCCCAGGGTTGTATATTTCTGGTGGTGCACTACTTTTAGCTATTGTACTACTTCTTGTTCTTCTATAAGAAAGGGCAGGCATGCAATTCAAAGCTATTTTGCATAAAAGCAACAATAAATCAGCCGCTTTACCAACAATGGCGTGCTGATTTATTGTTCTTTTATACTTAATTATATCCAGGATAAAACGGCTGTTTCACAAATCGAGAAACAGCCATTTGACTTTTATACCATTCTGCAAGCAACTGAACAAAGTTGCTCTGGCGGGACAACTTCCTCTACCACCTGAAGCTTTTTTAAAGTTTTCATCACCTCACTTAAGGTATTTAATGAAACCTGTGGTCCCGTTGCCCATTCAGTACCAGCAATCCAAGTCTCCACATCCTCCTTTCTAAGACTATATCTTTTAGCTATTTTACTAACATTGTCGGAATCTTGCATAAAAACCTTGCACTGCTCTCTCAACACTGACAACAAGCTCCGAATTTCCTCAAGCTTATCCTCAATAAATGCATTTCTGGCAGCCAACACAAAACATGGCCATGGCGTGGGCCTTTCCCCGACTATTCGGAACTCGCCATTATCTACATATGGCTTAGTCGTAAACTTTTCCCAAAAAAACACCTCGGCAGCCCCTGTCTTCAATGCTTCTCTGGCCCCGTTTAGATTCCCTACCTCTTTGAAGGTTAAGGCTGAAGCATCCCATTTTCTTTTATCAGCGTCGACAAAAGCCATTAAGTGAGATCCGGAACCTGGCCTGCTGATAGCGTATACTCGGTCTTTGATATCTTCAACCTCTTTTATATCAGATTTTGCAGGAACATGAATACCCCAGCGTAAAGGTGAAACAACATAAAACCCAAGAATTGAAGCAGGGTTTCCTTTGATCACATCAGCAATAAATCCTTCTGTAAGAATAACTGCTACATCAATTTCATTTTCCCGAAGTGCTTTGTTCATAGCCCCCGTACCACCTGGAAAGTCAGTCCACCGAACCTCCAGGCCTTTTTCCCGGAATTTTCCCTGCTCTATAGCTTCATGCCATGGCATGTTAAAATGCTCAGGCACCCCTCCTACTCTTATAATAGTATTACTCATATAGGTATGTTTTTTTCAAATTTAGGCTTATATTAAAAAAAGTGCCAGATTACCAATAAAAAAACCATTTCCATGATCACTTTGTTGATAATTTTAAGAATATATGCTAGAAGAAAAAAAACGTTTATTTAAAAGCCTCATACCAGGGACATTGATAGTCGCTATTGCGGCATTAGTATATCTACTGGATCGAGAACTTTCTTTAAACTTTTACAAATTAGGCATTTATCCAAGAAACATCAAAGGTTTGCCAGGGTTGATCACTTCCCCATTTATTCACAGCAGCACATCGCACCTTTATTCTAATGCCATACCCATTATATTGCTCACGACAGCCATTAGGTTCTTTTACTATGACATCTTCTATAAGATATTGTTCTTAATCTGGGCCATTACCAACCTGTGGATCTGGTGCCTTGCCAGGGAATCGTTTCACATCGGGGCAAGTGGTTTGTTATACGGTTTCGCTTTCTTCCTTTTTTTCGGGGGAATATTTAGAAAAGATAGGCCTTCCATAGCACTTTCTTTGCTTATTGCCTTTCTCTATGGAAGCCTTTTTTGGGGGCTATTTCCATTCAACATGCACATTTCATGGGAAGCCCACCTAATGGGAGCACTTTCTGGACTGCTCGTGGCTTGGCACTTTAGGTCATGGAACCTTCCAATCAAAGAGCCCGAGTATGAATGGATGAATGAAGATCATGATAAAGAAGAAGAGTACCCCTACTGGCTAGAAGGAACAGACCAAGAGGTAAAAGAAAAGAAAGATGGAGAAGACAAACCTTCGCCACCTGACCAAAGCCACACATCAGAAAATAAAACTTTAAACTTTCAATACGTGTATGTTTCTAAAAAAGAACAGAAAAAAACTCGATAACAAAAAACAGACAAGAGCTTTCTAAGCACACCTCCTTCTCATTCTTGTACGCCTGTAATACCTTCCCCTTTCAGTAAAAGTCCTATTGGTAAGGTTATTTCTACTTGTCATATATCTACCAGCTTTTCCAATCCGTCCTAGCGAACTGACACCATTGCCAACATCATCAGAAGCAATAAGATTTCTCCCATCCTTTGGCTTGAGATCCACATCCTCAGGAAGCATAGTAGATCTATTTCTTTTTGCAGGGCTTACAGCCTTTACCCATTTGGCTGCAACTTTATCTAATACATCCATCATTTTTTTCATAATCATCCTCCTCTATATAAAAGAACGGCAAAAACCAAGCTGGTGTTATTAACTATGTGTCTTTGTCAAAAAAATTAAATACAACCGCTTTACTTATTCTGCTCCCTACCTAGGCCAGCCGATGACTTTACAACTGATAACCTATTGATCATTTTCAACTATAACAATTCAATTTAGAGCCGAAAAAATGAACTGTATGTGGATGCATCATGTTCATGGATTCAAGAAAAAATGTATTTTTTTTCCGTTTTGAATTTAAAAATTATAATTTCGTGTCCTCACGGCAACATTAAAGCAATGAAAATCAGAGCCTATTTAATCTGTCTAGCATTTATACCTGTTTCGTTTGCAGGTTTTGCGCAAAAAAAACAAGGAAAAGTTAATTCTAAGAAAATGACACAACAAAGTACTCTCAGTTCAGAGAAAGACTCCATCAGCTATAGTCTTGGCATCAACATTGGCCAAAATTTAATGGCACAGGGATTTGAAGATATTAATCTTGAAATGCTTAACAAAGCTTTCCAGGATGTTTATAAAGGCGAAGACCTGCAAATAAGCCAAGAAAAAGCCAACGAGATTCTGACAGCTTATATGCAAGAGCAACAGACAAGGAAAATGGAAAAGAACCTTGCTGAAGGAAAAAAGTTCTTGGAAGAAAATAAGAAAAAAGAAGGTGTAGTAGAACTTCCGAGTGGACTACAATATGAGATAATAAAAGAAGGCGATGGCCCTAAGCCTAAAGAAACTGACAAAGTAACTACCCATTACCACGGCACATTAATAGATGGCAGTGTTTTTGACAGTTCTGTAGAACGCGGACAGCCTGCGACCTTCCCTGTCAACGGTGTTATCCAAGGATGGGTTGAAGCTTTACAACTGATGCCTGTTGGTTCAAAATGGAAACTATACGTTCCTTCAGATCTGGCATACGGTGAAAGAGGCTCTGGCGG is from Cytophagaceae bacterium ABcell3 and encodes:
- a CDS encoding glycoside hydrolase family 57 protein, with the protein product MSSICLYFQVHQPYRLKQYSFFSIGNDHQYEDENLNREILNKVADKCYIPANKKMLELIKRHGKKFKLSFSISGVAIEQFEKYRPDVLDSFKELANTGCVEFLAETYYHSLCYMYSKDEFVRQVDKHGAKIQQHFNQKPKVFRNTELIYNNEMADFVQRMGYKAILAEGVDRLLHGRTPNILYSPPNNKKIKCLLKNHKLSDDVAFRFSDTNWSEYPLTAQKYADWLKINSYQADTINLFMDYETFGEHQWEGTGIFRFLDHLPEEVLKMEGFSFNTPSEVVDLYDAKGLYDAHHYTSWADTERDLSAWLSNPMQSETLSKLYALEEDVKRLKNPHILEKWSKLQISDHFYYMCTKNWGDGMVHNYFSPYNSPYDSYIYFINALSDFELVLRKAIQKKKSEPVKVFVNRGPARPTSELNAELEEEV
- a CDS encoding YggS family pyridoxal phosphate-dependent enzyme, which codes for MNIQQNIDVLQQKLSPYSCKLIAVSKTYPAETVMAAYVAGQRAFGENKVQEMTSKYEELPKDIEWHQIGHLQRNKVKYIAPFVSLIHSVDSLKLLKEINKEAKKNDRVIDCLFQMHIAKEESKFGLSEEEVLEILNSQEFQEMKHIRITGLMGMATNTDNEQVIRGEFSMLKKLFDTLKTDYKNLLPAFQELSMGMSSDYKIAAEEGSTMVRIGSAIFGKRVYQN
- a CDS encoding glycoside hydrolase family 31 protein, coding for MENYMNINHNQVTVQQFPDYVQKWDREDNDFYFYCTKAVLKVSVVSDKVLRFRFATEDGFPNDFSYSGAYTYKGKVKSLDFVEEEDHFIIITSFLECIITKKGLTTKILDKEGRVLQEDEKGYHWEEHKKYGGNIVMTSKKVQSGEHFFGLGDKASDFDLRGSRFELWGKDTYGYMKHSDPLYKNIPFFLSLHHKVGSGVFFDNSFRSFFDFGHERKNVYSYWAQGGEMNYYFIYGPSLLEVVETYTLMTGTPEMPPLWSLGYHQCKWSYYPEKQVRDICRQFREKEIPCDAIYLDIDYMEGFRCFTWSKEYFPDPKGMVSDLSKSGFKTVVIIDPGIKVDKDYWVYKEGLEKDYFCKRMDGPLMKGSVWPGECNFPDFTNPEVRQWWADLFKGLMETGVKGVWNDMNEPAVFEIETFPYDVRHDYDGNPCSHRKAHNVYGMQMARATYEGVKKYMNPDRPFVITRSGYAGVQRYSSVWTGDNVATWEHLWLANVQCQRLSVSGISFCGSDIGGFIETPSGEMYIRWLQLGVFHPFFRTHSSGDHGDQEPWSYGPEYEKLAKKFIGLRYQLLPYVYTTFWQYHKYGTPMLRPIVFTDQQDTETHFRQDEFALGDNLLACPVYQEKADGRWLYLPAGKWFYYWTDELVNGGTEVWAEAPIDKVPIYIKAGAVIPHYPVMQYVGEFELEALTLHVYYTNKSHKSTLYEDDGDGYGYEKGECVIKSFKTSGAEGSFSVLQGTNGTFEPRYQHYEVVFHGLPFEPSAIECDGEGVEFDVEESLVTVKINKNFQKLILTA
- a CDS encoding glycosyltransferase, whose protein sequence is MKRPRILMLGWEFPPIINGGLGVACLGLCKALSRYADLTMIIPKSDPSFMVENVELIGLNNVDIENLKKVETGRHYKEFAREVETIEAEILPYGRSIKQGEIEKETSTDKYQESYHERFDTEFNVFQFGELYGEDVAWKVSEYAKYALRLSADKDFDIIHCHDWMTFIAGMEIKQRTGKPLVLHIHSLEYDRSGPEAQNWIFDLEKQAMQFADSVIPVSYYTGSIAKNHYGIDPKKIHPVHNGADPVHVYHDIKDFPEKLILFLGRVTGQKGPQYFLDIASKVTSHVPNVRFVMAGTGDRLRGLIETGAYKQIGNKLHFTGFLDKEKVHKLLAIADVYCMPSVSEPFGLSALEAAQFGVPCVISKQSGVSEVLNGALKADYWDIDRMSAHIISLLQNDALRKTVIQDAFEDLNECSWENAAEKVSNIYNNFI
- a CDS encoding DUF423 domain-containing protein, whose product is MQKIFLIAASISGALAVMIGAFGAHALRATLEAAGRTETFETAVKYQFYHSLALLAAGIICSFYQSRLLDYAGYCFIGGILIFCGSLYILILSGVTKWGAVTPIGGLLFIAGWILMCISFFKMQG